In Streptantibioticus cattleyicolor NRRL 8057 = DSM 46488, a genomic segment contains:
- a CDS encoding LLM class flavin-dependent oxidoreductase — protein sequence MPGPATARGRTRPLHLAAAIDAPGVYQADHFTALARLAERGCLDFVTLDDSLAPPAPGVPRLDALAVLARVAPRTGRVGLVPTVTTTHTEPFHLSTQVATLDWVSRGRAGWTVQVSATEAEAAHFGRRPAEPADALWREAAEVADVVTRLWDSWEDDAEIRDTATARFIDRDKLHHVDFEGERFTVRGPSIVPRPPQGHPLIAVDATDPAPRALAADRADVAYVRTDDPGTAASLRAELRHRAAESGRDPDRLTVLASLRVDLVDPADAVRLAARIGDWFRDGAADGFHLRPTDPPRDLARLADATVPLLQQRGLLRRFYTGDTLRDHLCLPRPANRYAPSRQAAR from the coding sequence ATGCCCGGACCCGCAACCGCCCGTGGCCGTACCCGGCCGCTCCACCTGGCCGCCGCCATCGACGCCCCCGGGGTGTACCAGGCCGACCACTTCACCGCGCTGGCCCGGCTCGCCGAACGCGGCTGCCTGGACTTCGTCACCCTGGACGACTCGCTCGCCCCGCCCGCCCCCGGCGTGCCCAGGCTCGACGCGCTCGCCGTGCTCGCCCGGGTCGCCCCGCGCACCGGTCGCGTCGGGCTGGTGCCGACCGTCACCACCACCCACACCGAGCCGTTCCACCTCTCCACCCAGGTGGCCACGTTGGACTGGGTCAGCCGGGGCCGGGCCGGGTGGACCGTCCAGGTCTCGGCCACCGAGGCGGAGGCGGCCCACTTCGGCCGCCGGCCGGCCGAGCCCGCCGACGCGCTGTGGCGGGAGGCCGCCGAGGTCGCCGACGTCGTGACCCGGCTGTGGGACAGCTGGGAGGACGACGCCGAGATCCGCGACACCGCGACCGCCCGGTTCATCGACCGGGACAAGCTCCACCACGTGGACTTCGAAGGCGAGCGGTTCACCGTCCGCGGCCCCTCGATCGTGCCCCGCCCGCCCCAGGGCCACCCGCTGATCGCCGTGGACGCCACCGACCCCGCCCCCCGGGCCCTCGCCGCCGACCGCGCGGACGTGGCCTACGTCCGCACCGACGACCCCGGCACCGCCGCCTCGCTCCGCGCCGAACTGCGCCACCGCGCCGCGGAGTCGGGGCGCGACCCGGACCGGCTCACCGTGCTCGCCTCGCTCCGCGTCGACCTGGTCGACCCGGCCGACGCGGTACGCCTGGCCGCACGCATCGGCGACTGGTTCCGCGACGGCGCCGCCGACGGGTTCCACCTGCGCCCCACCGATCCGCCGCGCGACCTGGCCCGGCTGGCCGACGCCACCGTCCCGCTGCTCCAGCAACGCGGACTGCTGCGCCGCTTCTACACCGGCGACACCCTCCGCGACCACCTGTGCCTGCCGCGCCCGGCCAACCGCTACGCGCCGTCCCGGCAGGCCGCCCGATGA